The DNA window TCAATGTTTTCTTTTTCAAGAGCTTTCATAATGTCTAGTGGACGAACTTTTCCGTTTAGGGTCAAGGCAGTTAACCAATAGTTCGGTTCATTCCAATCGTGAATGGGCATAAACTCCACACCATCCAGGCCGCTTAACTCTTTTTGATAAAATTCAAAAATGTATTTTTTCTTGGCCACTCGTTGTTCTAGCACTCTCAGCTGACCTCGACCAATCCCGGCAACGACATTACTCATCCGGTAATTAAATCCTATTTCGCTATGCTGATAGTGCCTTGCTGGATCTCGACTTTGTGTAGCCCAGAATCGAACCTTGGCAATCCTCTCTGTATTGTCCGAAACTATCATCCCGCCGCCTGAAGAAGTAATAATTTTGTTCCCATTAAAAGAAAAAACACCATAGTCTCCAAAAGTCCCAGTATGCGTACCTTTGTAGTATGTTCCAAGCGATTCAGCCGCATCTTCTATCAACGCAACCTGATGTTTTTTGCAAAGCCGGGCGATCGGGTCCATATTCGCCGATAGCCCATATAAATGTACGACTATGACGGCTTTCACCTTCGGATATTTCTGGAACGCTTCTTCTAATGCGGTAGGACTCATATTCCACGTTTCAGCATCACTATCAATAAAAATTGGAGTGGCATTTTGATAAATGATGGGATTGGCCGTCGCCGAAAAAGTTAACGACTGACAGAAAACAATATCTCCTTGCTCGACGCCAGCTGCTTTTAGAGCTAAATGAAGAGCTGCAGTTCCTGATGAAAGGGCCGCTGCAGATGTACTTCCCACTTTTTCTGCCAGCTCTTTCTCAAACTGATCTACATTTGCCCCGAGAGGTGAAATCCAATTCGTATCAAAAGCCTCTTGAATAAATGCCATCTCAAACCCCTCATCACTCATATGGGGCGATGAAAGGTAGATTTTCTCTGCCTTTGGATTTGGTTGAGAATTCCCATCAATCTTCCATTTTTCATTCAGGAGATCTGACAAAATATTCCTTCTTTCTAATCGTTATAGGTATTGCATTTTTTGTGTTTTCGCGTTGGGTGAAGTTGCTAGGCGCGAACATGATGAACATTCATGAGATGAACGGCTTTTTGCTTTGGGCTGCGGAATGGTCTTCATACCATCGATGAAGACCATTTCGCTTGTAATCTAACAGAGTTTTGTTCTTCATAATCTCGATGAACCATTTTGCTTGTGCACTCACCAGGAATTGGTATTCATTACCTCAAATGAGGACCATCCCACTTGTGATCTGACCGAATTTGGTCCTTCATCCCATGTAAAAGTAAATTTTTCCGATAAAATAACCATGTTAAAAGAAACAGAGACTTCCAAAAATCCTTCGACCACTCGACTAACGCTTTAACTCAACCATCTTGCCACTTCCCATTCGCCATTTCAATCACTCGTCGCTTTAGCTCAGCAATCTCAAGTCCCTGAATTTCGGCCAAAAATGCCATCAACAAGTTTTCTTCTGGCGAATACGCTTTCCCTACATGAATATTGGGATAGACATGTTCTTCCTGAATTTCTTCGGCATTCAACAATTCTTCAAACATTTTTTCACCGGGACGAATGCCCGTAAATTCAATGGCGATTTCCTCTTCTTTGAATCCCGATAATCGAATTAAGTTCTTTGCGATATCCACGATCTTAATTGGTTCTCCC is part of the Psychrobacillus sp. FSL H8-0483 genome and encodes:
- a CDS encoding DegT/DnrJ/EryC1/StrS family aminotransferase, whose product is MSDEGFEMAFIQEAFDTNWISPLGANVDQFEKELAEKVGSTSAAALSSGTAALHLALKAAGVEQGDIVFCQSLTFSATANPIIYQNATPIFIDSDAETWNMSPTALEEAFQKYPKVKAVIVVHLYGLSANMDPIARLCKKHQVALIEDAAESLGTYYKGTHTGTFGDYGVFSFNGNKIITSSGGGMIVSDNTERIAKVRFWATQSRDPARHYQHSEIGFNYRMSNVVAGIGRGQLRVLEQRVAKKKYIFEFYQKELSGLDGVEFMPIHDWNEPNYWLTALTLNGKVRPLDIMKALEKENIESRPIWKPMHLQPYFAKYDFIGANVSEKLFENGVCLPSDTKMTDEDLGRVADEIKKLWGASKN